Genomic window (Sediminispirochaeta smaragdinae DSM 11293):
ATCGTAAGAGCTGCTCACAAGCCGTGCCGCCGCGGGGTTGATCTCGGTAATGACCAGGTTACGGTCGAGTACGATGACCGCTTCGTTCATGCCGGTCAGTACCGCTTCCAGCTCCTGCTTTTGCCGTGTTACCTCGTCGATTCTACTTGTCAGGGCCTGCGCCATTTTTTGCAAGGCGTCTGCCGTGTTGACAATTTCGGCAGGGCCGTCGACATGGATCGGCTGAGAAAAATCAAACCGGGCGTATGCAGAGGCGCTTTTGGATATGGCTGCAAGAGGTACGGTGATTTTTCGCGATACGGCCACCATGGCTGCAACGGCGAGTCCTAAAAGCAGGGCGGTGATGATCGTTATCGAGAGGGCTGCCGCGGCAAGCAGTTTTTTGACATTTGCTTCCGGGAGGCTCAGGCGGAGGACCGCAATGACCTTCCCTGCCGCATCATCGATAGGAAAGGCGTAGTAGAGCATGGAAATCGCAAGGGTGGGGCTTTTCCTTAGGCTGAAGGAGGCTTCTCCCCGTATCGCTTGCCGAATTTCCACTCGGTGTGCATGATTTTCCATCACCAAAGGGTCTTCATGACTGTCAGCGAAGACGGAACCGTCGGGTTTGATGAAGGTTACTCGGAATGGGCTGTCCGGACCGATCTTCCGGGTTACCTCCTTGGCTTTCGTCTCCAGTTCTCCGTTTTCGAAAGGGAGGGCGGTAAGCAGGAGCTCTCCTGCCGTTTCCAGACGATGATACTGCTCCTGGAAGATCAACTGCCTGAAGTTTCTGAAAGAGAAAAAGGCTACGGATACGGCAAGCAGCAGGAACAGGAGCACAAGGGGAGGGAACATGTAACTGAGAACAGAACGTCTTTTTGAAAGTACCATGGCGTTACCTCGAGGGTGCTTTACACCCGCTCCTTCATTCGGTAACCCACACCCCTAACCGTCTCGATGTAGTCACCTTTATCTTTGAGTTTTTTTCTTAAACCGAGGATCTGTACATCCACCGACCGCTCTGTTACCGGATAGTCCTCACCCTTCACGGCCCCTATGATCTGACTTCGGCTGAAGACCCAACCCGGATTGCGGGCGAGAAATTCCAGTATGGAGAACTCAGTGACGCTGAGATCCAATGAGACGTCAGAACATTTCACCTCATGTCGTATCGTATCGATGACGATATCGTGGATTGTGATGACCGGTTCCTCTCTCGGGGGAAACTCTTTCAGCTGTTTGCGGCGGAGCAATGCCCGTATCCTTGCCACCAGAACCTTCGGACTGAAGGGCTTTGTCATATAATCATCGGCGCCCACTTCAAGGCCACTGATCACGTCGGAATCCTCACTCTTTGCGGTAAGCATGATGATCGGAATATCCTTGACCTCCTCCCGTGAGCGGATACGCTTACAAACCTCGACTCCGTCTATACCGGGAAGCATAAGATCGAGGATAATGAGATCCGGTTGTTTTGCAGCCGCTGTTGCGGCCGCAGCCTCACCGGTTTCAACGGTGATGACCGAGTATCCCTCCCTCTCAAGGTTGTATTTCAATAGTTCAAGAATATCGTGTTCGTCGTCAACGACAAGAATAGTTTCGTGTGCCACGGATCACCCCTTACATATTTAGTTCGATATG
Coding sequences:
- a CDS encoding response regulator; this encodes MAHETILVVDDEHDILELLKYNLEREGYSVITVETGEAAAATAAAKQPDLIILDLMLPGIDGVEVCKRIRSREEVKDIPIIMLTAKSEDSDVISGLEVGADDYMTKPFSPKVLVARIRALLRRKQLKEFPPREEPVITIHDIVIDTIRHEVKCSDVSLDLSVTEFSILEFLARNPGWVFSRSQIIGAVKGEDYPVTERSVDVQILGLRKKLKDKGDYIETVRGVGYRMKERV